A single window of Periophthalmus magnuspinnatus isolate fPerMag1 chromosome 22, fPerMag1.2.pri, whole genome shotgun sequence DNA harbors:
- the lbh gene encoding protein LBH — protein sequence MSVVSPYIYCPVFVPCSDMTEVMISSTPMEDIRLSPGKDRLSYQIFPDPSDFDRCCKLKDRLPSIVVEPTEGEVESGELRWPPEEFVVSEEEEEDDEEDEEQHAHNNGNLQNGQATQISQH from the exons CCCAGTGTTTGTGCCCTGCTCAGACATGACTGAGGTGATGATCAGCAGCACCCCCATGGAGGACATCCGGCTGAGCCCCGGCAAAGACAGGCTCTCCTACCAg ATCTTCCCGGACCCATCGGACTTTGATCGCTGCTGTAAGCTGAAGGACCGGCTGCCCTCCATCGTGGTCGAGCCCACAGAGGGGGAGGTGGAGAGCGGGGAGCTGCGATGGCCCCCGGAGGAGTTTGTGGtcagcgaggaagaggaggaggacgacgaAGAAGATGAGGAACAGCACGCGCACAACAACGGCAACCTGCAAAACGGACAAGCCACGCAAATCTCCCAGCACTAG